Sequence from the Thermodesulfovibrionales bacterium genome:
CTCCGGATATCGTGGCACAAATCTTATTGATGATGGTACAGACAATCTAGTTGTAATATTCAATGAAGATGGCACAAGCACCCTTACGATTAACCACCAGGATGCAACTTCCGCAGGACTCGGAATAAATCAGGCTACTGACTGGTCATCAGATACAAATATCCAGACATCAATCAGCGAGCTTGATTCTGCGATTGTTACCCTGAGGCAGTACTCACAGACCCTATCTTCTAATCTCTCAGTTGTTCAGACAAGGCTTGACTTCACAAACAATATGATCAATACTCTTACAAAGGGTGCAGAGAACCTTACACTTGCAGACATGAATGAAGAGGGTGCAAACCTGCTAATGCTCCAGACCAGACAGGCACTCGGTGTAACAGCTCTCAGCCTTGCATCTCAGGCAGCCCAGTCAGTACTGAGGTTATTCTAAATTAAGGCAGGGGCTCTGCCCCTGCCCTGATTGATTGCAGGTTATGCCATGGCTGTAACAGGAATAGGTGAAGGTCATTATCAAGTACTCCGTATAGGGTCTGAGGATAAAAAACAGGAATTTTTTTCTTCAGGTAAAATTGATGAAAAAGAATTTACCATTGAATTAAAAAAATCTGACAGTTTCAAAGAAATATACTGGATAAAATCAGAACTTTATAACTCATTACGCAAAGAAAATTTTAAAGACCTCATGGAAAATATTTCAGAAAAACCCCTCCACGTAAAAAAGGTATTTCCACCCTATCCACCTTTAGATGAAGACAGAATAAAAGCACTCACGAGTTTTTCTGCCTTCAGGGCACTTATTGAAAGGCTCACAATACCGCCTGAACAGAAAGAAGAAATAACCAGACTTTCCGCTGAGACAGCTGAGATAAAAAGTCTTCAAATAAGGCACTACCTTTCTAAAGAAAAAAATAGTATAACAGGAGAAATGATTTTTTTAAAGGAATTTTAACATGGCTCTCAAGATAAATCTTAAACCAGGAGAAAAGATAATCATAGGTGGAGCAGTAATTAAAAATGGCGACAGGCCAAACACAATTTATATAGAAAATAAAGTCCCGCTCTTAAGAGAGAAGGACATAATGAAAGAGGAGGATGCCCTCACCTACTGTAGCAAGATATATTTTGTTATACAGCTCATGTATATAGATGGTAAGAACATGTTAGATTATCACAGAATTTACTGGAAGCTCGTAAGGGAACTTGTTGATGCTGTTCCGAGGACAACAGGTATAATTGACCAGATAAGTCAGAACATTCTTGAAGAAAATTATTATCAGGCATTAAAGCTTGCGAAAAAACTCATGGAATTTGAAAAGGAGGTATTAAATTATGTTAAAAACAGGCATTGAGGCTTACAGGGATGTTGAGAAAGCCACCCTTTCAGGAAGGGAACTTGAAGCATCTATCCTTGTCAAGGCAGCCCATCTCCTTAAGGAGTGCAGGGATAGATGGAATGAGCCAGACAGGGATGAAAAGCTTGATAAGGCATTGAGGTACAATCAGAGGCTCTGGAGTCTTTTCCAGGCAGAACTCTCAAGACCTGACCATCCCATGCCAAAGAATTTAAGGGAAGACCTTCTGAGTCTCAGTCTCTTTATTGACAAAAGGACCTTTGAATTAATGGCATCACCATCTCCTGAAAAACTTGATATCCTGATAAAGATAAATCTTAATATAGCTGCTGGATTGAGATCAAAGCCTTGAAGTGTTTAATAAAGCAACCATAAGTGAAAACCTCTTTTCCGTACTTGGGAACAAATTTAGCAATTATTCCTCTTTCTCAGGGACAGCTCTTTCAAGGGCAATTGATCTTTACCTGAGTGGTAACTATGAAGGTTCTATCAGAGAACTGAGAAGGGCTATCAGTCTTGATCCCTATTCAGAAAATAGCATAAAGGCCTATGAATTTATGGCACAGGCCTTTTTGAAATTACAGAAAAAAGAGGATGCAGAAAAGACTTACAGAGAGGCAATTAAATTATTTCCTCAAAATGATAACCTCTATCTCAAGCTTGGATATCTCTACTTTCATGAAGGAAGATATAAAGAGGCTGAAGACGCCTTTTTAAAGGCTGTAAGATTAAATCCATCTGAAGATAATCTCTATGCACTGGGTCAGGCCTATCTATCACTTAATAAATTTAAGGAGGCAAAGGAGATCTTTCAAAGAATATTAAAAAGGGAACCGAAAAATTACGGTACTCTATATGCCCTTGGGCAGATATATGTAAGAGAGGAGAATTATGGCGAGGCAATAAAGATATTTAAAGAAGTGATCAGCATTAAGAGCGATTTTGCCTATGCTTATTTTGACCTAGGAGCGCTCTACGCTGATATGAATGAATTCAGTCTCGCCGAAGAACAGATCCGCATTCTTGAAGGAATAAATAAAGATCTGGCAGAGGACCTGAAGGCCTATATATTAAAGGTAAAAAAGCCAGGATTCATATTTGTAGATACCTCCAGAGCCTTTAATATAAAAAGGGGACCTGGTACACCTCTGAGCTCTCTTGACCCTGCTCTTTCAGTTCCTGGTGCATCAAAACGTTTCATGATAGAGTTTTATTTTGATAAACCCATGGACAGAAGATCTGTTGAAAAAATAACTAACTGGTCAATTACCAGATCATCAGGTATCAATCAGGGCGGTCTTTATAACTGGGGACTTCCTGTTCCTCAAACAGAAATATCAATCAATCCCCTGCCTGACCTTGTTATTTATAATTCTCAGAGGAATTCTGCTACAGTCATATTTACACTGAAACAGAATAGCACGGGTGATGGTACCATTGATCCATCCCATATTATTTTTAGATTCTATGGAAAGGACATCTATGGCAATTATATGGATCCTTCAAAGGATGAATACGGAGGTCTTTCACTAATAGTTTAAAAAGCTTAATCCAAAATCTATACTGCTAGCAAAATAAAAACCTTGCAGGCTTGCTTTTATGTTAAAATCTTTTCATGGGTCTTGGAAGGATAAGTGACCTTACAAATCCAAAAACACTTGTCCTTTTCTTTTTACAATTCTTTCTTATAATAGCATTTCTTGGCTATCGCTACTACATGGACTCCTCAGAAACATGTATCAAATGCCATGGAGACAGGGAAAAGATGGAAGAACTCGGTTATCCCGGGTTTTATATGACCGAAGAAGAAGTTAAAAAGGAAACAGGACACAAGCATGCAACCTGTAGGGACTGCCATCTTGGAAATGGAAGGACAATGGATCCTGAGAAGGCACACAGGGGACTTTTAAGACCATTGTTCATAAGTCATGCCGGAGAGGTCCTTGAAAGAAAAAAACTCTATAATAAATCAGAAAGTGAATTAAACAGACTCCTTCCAATGGGGAGTGACAGACTCTTTGAACTCCTTCCAAAGAAAAAAGATCAGGAAGGCAATTTATACATCCGTCCAGAGGTAAGAAATCTCCTCTGGCATGACAGGGATCCTGTGACCTTTAATTTTGACCCCGAGATTGCAGAGAAGACCTGTTCAAAATCTGGTTGCCATGTAGAGGAATTAAGGCAATTCAGAAAGACCATTATGGCAAGAAATTTCA
This genomic interval carries:
- a CDS encoding tetratricopeptide repeat protein, producing MFNKATISENLFSVLGNKFSNYSSFSGTALSRAIDLYLSGNYEGSIRELRRAISLDPYSENSIKAYEFMAQAFLKLQKKEDAEKTYREAIKLFPQNDNLYLKLGYLYFHEGRYKEAEDAFLKAVRLNPSEDNLYALGQAYLSLNKFKEAKEIFQRILKREPKNYGTLYALGQIYVREENYGEAIKIFKEVISIKSDFAYAYFDLGALYADMNEFSLAEEQIRILEGINKDLAEDLKAYILKVKKPGFIFVDTSRAFNIKRGPGTPLSSLDPALSVPGASKRFMIEFYFDKPMDRRSVEKITNWSITRSSGINQGGLYNWGLPVPQTEISINPLPDLVIYNSQRNSATVIFTLKQNSTGDGTIDPSHIIFRFYGKDIYGNYMDPSKDEYGGLSLIV
- a CDS encoding flagellin; this encodes MPINDITLTAGMRSNLLSLQKTAELFDRTQVRLSTGKKVNSALDDPVNYFAAKAHMNRASDLAALKDMMNEAIQTVKAADAGLSAIESLIYQAKSLAQSALQSNDATTRSNLMAQYNEILNQIDNVAGDSGYRGTNLIDDGTDNLVVIFNEDGTSTLTINHQDATSAGLGINQATDWSSDTNIQTSISELDSAIVTLRQYSQTLSSNLSVVQTRLDFTNNMINTLTKGAENLTLADMNEEGANLLMLQTRQALGVTALSLASQAAQSVLRLF
- a CDS encoding flagellar biosynthesis repressor FlbT, which encodes MALKINLKPGEKIIIGGAVIKNGDRPNTIYIENKVPLLREKDIMKEEDALTYCSKIYFVIQLMYIDGKNMLDYHRIYWKLVRELVDAVPRTTGIIDQISQNILEENYYQALKLAKKLMEFEKEVLNYVKNRH
- the flaF gene encoding flagellar biosynthesis regulator FlaF, with translation MLKTGIEAYRDVEKATLSGRELEASILVKAAHLLKECRDRWNEPDRDEKLDKALRYNQRLWSLFQAELSRPDHPMPKNLREDLLSLSLFIDKRTFELMASPSPEKLDILIKINLNIAAGLRSKP